A window of Streptomyces sp. DG1A-41 contains these coding sequences:
- a CDS encoding PH domain-containing protein — translation MHPVTPLRRAWAPVAVVIGWAVHDPDGAQRHLTRLDTTTLLIGLAVILPAAALYGFCSWWFTRFAVTETELRIRTGLVFRRTAHIRLERIQAIDVTQPLLARVAGVAKLKLDVIGTDKKDELAFLGADEARALRAELLARAAGFAPETAHEVGEAPSRQMLRVPPGVLAMSLVLSGATWGSLVAALVVPPVLWLVTESVWTVLAVALPLLGAAGASSVGRFVGEYDWTVAESPDGLRLDHGLLDRAHETVPPGRVQTVRIVEPLLWRRRGWVRVELDVAGSSNSVLVPVAPREIAEAVVARVLPGVTVPEQAALSPSPRRARWCVPVWWRGYGLAVTDAVFAARSGLLRRSLALVPHAKVQSVRMTQGPWERARGVADVCVDTGANKTVTARLRDATEARELLAAQAERSRTGRRDARPDRWMA, via the coding sequence CTGCACCCCGTCACACCGCTCAGGCGGGCCTGGGCGCCGGTCGCCGTGGTGATCGGCTGGGCGGTGCACGACCCCGACGGGGCGCAGCGCCATCTGACCCGGCTGGACACGACCACGCTGCTGATCGGCCTCGCCGTGATCCTCCCGGCCGCGGCCCTGTACGGCTTCTGCTCCTGGTGGTTCACGCGCTTCGCGGTGACCGAGACCGAACTGCGCATCCGCACCGGACTGGTGTTCCGGCGCACCGCCCACATCCGGCTGGAGCGGATCCAGGCCATCGACGTCACCCAGCCGCTGCTCGCGCGGGTCGCGGGGGTCGCCAAGCTCAAACTCGACGTCATAGGCACCGACAAGAAGGACGAACTGGCCTTCCTGGGCGCGGACGAGGCGCGGGCGCTGCGGGCCGAACTGCTCGCCCGGGCGGCCGGATTCGCGCCCGAGACCGCGCACGAGGTCGGGGAGGCGCCGTCCCGGCAGATGCTGCGGGTGCCGCCCGGCGTGCTCGCCATGTCGCTGGTGCTGAGCGGGGCGACCTGGGGGTCGCTGGTCGCGGCGCTCGTCGTACCGCCGGTGCTCTGGCTGGTCACGGAGAGCGTGTGGACGGTCCTGGCCGTCGCCCTGCCGCTGCTGGGCGCGGCGGGCGCTAGCAGCGTGGGGCGGTTCGTCGGCGAGTACGACTGGACGGTGGCCGAGTCGCCCGACGGGCTGCGCCTCGACCACGGCCTGCTGGACCGGGCCCACGAGACGGTGCCGCCGGGGCGGGTGCAGACCGTGCGGATCGTGGAGCCGCTGCTGTGGCGGCGGCGCGGCTGGGTGCGCGTGGAGCTGGACGTGGCGGGCTCCTCCAACTCCGTGCTGGTGCCGGTCGCTCCGCGCGAGATCGCGGAGGCCGTCGTCGCGCGTGTGCTGCCCGGTGTGACCGTGCCGGAGCAGGCGGCCCTGTCGCCGTCGCCGCGCCGCGCCCGGTGGTGCGTGCCGGTCTGGTGGCGCGGGTACGGGCTCGCCGTCACGGACGCGGTGTTCGCGGCGCGGTCCGGGCTGCTGCGGCGGAGCCTCGCGCTGGTGCCGCACGCCAAGGTGCAGAGCGTACGGATGACGCAGGGTCCGTGGGAGCGGGCCCGGGGCGTGGCCGACGTGTGTGTGGACACAGGCGCGAACAAGACGGTGACGGCACGCCTGCGGGACGCGACCGAGGCGCGCGAGCTGCTGGCGGCACAGGCGGAGCGGTCACGAACCGGGCGCAGGGACGCGCGGCCGGACCGCTGGATGGCGTGA
- a CDS encoding PH domain-containing protein, with the protein METGSPHDTGPAGTQGPAMAQGAAGTRGAQGAVEDGPVWIALPPGLLKMRRLLLVVWLGLISLAAGLVPGLMAGPAWAACALPPLALMVWGWVMIERNWRSWRYAERADDLLISRGVLWREETVVPYGRMQLVEVTSGPVERHFGLASVQLHTAAAATDATIPGLDPAEAERLRDRLTELGEARSAGL; encoded by the coding sequence ATGGAGACGGGGAGTCCGCACGACACGGGGCCGGCGGGGACACAGGGCCCGGCAATGGCGCAGGGCGCGGCGGGGACACGGGGCGCGCAGGGGGCCGTCGAGGACGGGCCGGTGTGGATCGCGCTGCCGCCCGGGCTGCTGAAGATGCGGCGGTTGCTGCTGGTGGTGTGGCTGGGGCTGATCAGCCTGGCCGCCGGGCTGGTGCCGGGCCTGATGGCCGGGCCCGCCTGGGCCGCCTGCGCGCTGCCGCCGCTGGCGCTGATGGTCTGGGGCTGGGTGATGATCGAGCGCAACTGGCGCTCCTGGCGGTACGCCGAGCGCGCCGACGACCTGCTGATCAGCCGGGGCGTTCTGTGGCGCGAGGAAACGGTTGTGCCGTACGGGCGGATGCAGCTGGTCGAGGTCACCTCCGGGCCCGTCGAGCGGCACTTCGGGCTGGCCAGCGTGCAGCTGCACACGGCCGCCGCGGCGACCGACGCGACCATCCCCGGCCTGGACCCGGCCGAGGCGGAACGGCTGCGCGACCGGCTCACCGAGCTGGGCGAGGCCCGATCGGCGGGACTGTGA
- a CDS encoding NADH-quinone oxidoreductase subunit D, with translation MTPTTETMVGIGGAAESTDMVLNIGPQHPSTHGVLRLKLVLDGERITHAEPVIGYMHRGAEKLFEARDYRQIIMLANRHDWLSAFSNELGVVLAVERMLGMEVPERAVWLRTLLAELNRVLNHLMFLGSYPLELGGITPIFYAFREREELQHVMEEVSGGRMHYMFNRVGGLKEDLPAGWTTRARAAVADVRSRMDRFDDLVLGNEIFRGRTRGVGVLSPEVVHAYGVSGPIGRASGVDFDLRRDEPYLAYGDLQETLRVVTRQEGDCLARFECLLEQTRNALDLADACLDRLAELPPGPVNQRLPKVLKAPEGHTYAWTENPLGINGYYLVSKGEKTPYRLKLRSASYNNIQALTELLPGTLVADMVAILGSMFFVVGDIDK, from the coding sequence ATGACTCCTACGACGGAGACCATGGTCGGAATCGGCGGCGCCGCGGAGAGCACCGACATGGTGCTCAACATCGGGCCGCAGCACCCGTCCACGCACGGCGTGCTGCGGCTGAAGCTGGTCCTGGACGGCGAGCGCATCACGCACGCGGAGCCGGTGATCGGCTATATGCACCGCGGCGCGGAGAAGCTGTTCGAGGCGCGCGACTACCGCCAGATCATCATGCTCGCCAACCGCCACGACTGGCTGTCGGCCTTCTCCAACGAACTGGGCGTGGTCCTGGCCGTGGAGCGGATGCTCGGCATGGAGGTCCCCGAGCGCGCGGTGTGGCTGCGCACGTTGCTCGCCGAGCTGAACCGGGTGCTCAACCACCTGATGTTCCTCGGCTCGTACCCGCTGGAGCTCGGCGGGATCACCCCGATCTTCTACGCCTTCCGGGAGCGCGAGGAGCTCCAGCACGTCATGGAGGAGGTCTCCGGCGGGCGGATGCACTACATGTTCAACCGCGTGGGCGGTCTCAAGGAGGACCTGCCGGCCGGGTGGACCACGCGCGCGCGTGCCGCCGTCGCCGACGTGCGTTCCCGGATGGACCGGTTCGACGACCTGGTGCTCGGCAACGAGATCTTCCGGGGCCGCACCAGGGGTGTCGGCGTCCTCAGCCCGGAGGTCGTGCACGCGTACGGGGTGAGCGGGCCGATCGGGCGCGCCTCGGGTGTCGACTTCGACCTGCGCCGGGACGAGCCGTACCTCGCCTACGGCGACCTCCAGGAAACCCTGCGGGTGGTGACCCGGCAGGAGGGCGACTGCCTCGCCCGCTTCGAGTGCCTCCTGGAGCAGACCCGCAACGCGCTGGACCTGGCCGACGCCTGCCTCGACCGGCTCGCCGAGCTGCCGCCCGGGCCGGTCAACCAGCGGCTCCCGAAGGTCCTGAAGGCACCCGAGGGCCACACCTACGCATGGACCGAGAACCCGCTCGGCATCAACGGCTACTACCTGGTCAGCAAGGGCGAGAAGACGCCGTACCGGCTGAAGCTGCGCTCGGCCTCGTACAACAACATCCAGGCGCTGACGGAGCTGCTGCCGGGGACGCTGGTCGCGGACATGGTGGCGATCCTGGGCTCGATGTTCTTCGTGGTGGGGGACATCGACAAGTAG